A genomic stretch from Helianthus annuus cultivar XRQ/B chromosome 1, HanXRQr2.0-SUNRISE, whole genome shotgun sequence includes:
- the LOC110885420 gene encoding phosphomethylpyrimidine synthase, chloroplastic, which produces MASIHVANFTSVMPKNVNNSGLSKISKTVFLPVFDVNANTANLRKKEAHPSRIKVPRATLTFDPPSTNVEKTKQRKNTVDPSAPDFLPLPSFEQCFPQSTKEYREVVHEESGNVLRVPFRRVHLAGDEPHFDTYDTSGPQNISPKVGLPKLRKDWIDRRERSTPPRYTQMYYAKQGIITEEMVYCATRENLDPEFVRSEVARGRAIIPSNKKHLELEPMIVGRNFLVKVNANIGNSAVVSSIEEEVSKLQWATMWGADTIMDLSTGRHIHETREWILRNSSVPVGTVPIYQALEKVNGIAENLTWEVFRETLIEQAEQGVDYFTIHAGVLLRYIPLTAKRMTGIVSRGGSIHAKWCLAYHKENFAYDHWDDILDICNQYDIALSIGDGLRPGSIYDANDTAQFAELLTQGELTRRAWEKDVQVMNEGPGHIPMHKIPENMQKQLEWCNEAPFYTLGPLTTDIAPGYDHITSAIGAANIGALGTALLCYVTPKEHLGLPNRDDVKTGVISYKIAAHAADLAKGHPHAQAWDDALSKARFEFRWLDQFALSLDPMTATSFHDETLPSDGAKVAHFCSMCGPKFCSMKITEDVRKYAEEHGYGSAEEAVQQGMDAMSAAFQAAKKTVSGEQHGEAGGEIYLPEAYINAVKK; this is translated from the exons ATGGCGTCAATTCATGTCGCGAATTTTACATCTGTTATGCCTAAAAATGTCAACAATTCTGGACTCTCAAAGATTTCAAAGACAGTTTTCTTGCCTGTTTTCGATGTGAATGCCAATACTGCTAACTTACGCAAGAAGGAAGCACATCCATCACGCATCAAGGTGCCTCGGGCCACATTGACCTTTGACCCGCCGTCAACCAATGTAGAAAAGACTAAGCAAAGGAAGAACACAGTTGACCCATCTGCACCTGATTTTCTTCCACTTCCATCTTTTGAACAATGTTTCCCACAAAGCACAAAGGAatacag GGAAGTAGTTCATGAGGAATCTGGTAACGTTCTTAGAGTTCCATTTCGACGTGTCCACCTGGCAGGGGACGAACCACATTTTGATACTTATGACACAAGCGGTCCACAAAACATAAGCCCAAAAGTCG GACTCCCGAAATTACGCAAGGATTGGATAGACAGGAGGGAAAGATCAACCCCACCAAGATACACCCAAATGTACTACGCGAAGCAAGGGATCATAACCGAAGAAATGGTCTACTGTGCGACCCGCGAGAATCTGGACCCTGAATTCGTGAGATCCGAAGTCGCACGTGGTCGTGCAATCATTCCTTCAAACAAAAAACATCTAGAACTTGAACCTATGATTGTTGGAAGAAACTTCTTGGTCAAAGTCAACGCAAACATAGGTAACTCAGCTGTTGTAAGTTCAATAGAAGAAGAAGTCAGCAAACTTCAATGGGCCACAATGTGGGGAGCGGATACTATCATGGATCTATCCACGGGTCGACACATTCATGAAACCCGTGAATGGATCCTCCGTAACTCGTCGGTTCCGGTTGGGACCGTACCCATTTACCAAGCCTTAGAAAAAGTCAACGGCATTGCTGAGAATTTGACTTGGGAGGTGTTTCGTGAGACATTGATCGAACAGGCGGAACAAGGGGTCGATTATTTCACGATTCATGCGGGTGTTTTGTTGCGGTATATCCCCTTAACGGCTAAGCGGATGACAGGGATTGTTTCTAGGGGCGGGTCGATTCATGCGAAATGGTGTTTGGCTTACCATAAGGAGAATTTTGCTTATGATCATTGGGATGATATTCTTGATATTTGTAACCAGTATGATATTGCTTTGTCTATTGGTGATGGGTTGAGGCCCGGATCGATTTATGATGCTAATGATACGGCTCAGTTTGCTGAGTTGTTGACTCAAGGCGAGTTGACCCGAAGAGCTTGGGAGAAGGACGTACAG gtCATGAACGAAGGTCCGGGCCATATCCCAATGCACAAAATCCCTGAAAACATGCAAAAGCAGCTCGAATGGTGCAACGAAGCACCATTCTACACGCTTGGACCCTTAACCACCGATATCGCACCAGGGTATGATCACATAACCTCAGCCATTGGTGCAGCCAACATTGGAGCCTTAGGAACTGCACTCCTATGTTACGTCACACCAAAAGAACACCTTGGTCTACCCAACCGTGACGATGTCAAAACTGGCGTTATATCATACAAAATAGCGGCTCATGCAGCCGACTTAGCCAAAGGTCACCCACATGCTCAAGCTTGGGATGATGCACTTAGCAAAGCCCGGTTCGAGTTCAGGTGGTTAGACCAGTTTGCTTTGTCGTTGGACCCGATGACCGCCACATCATTCCATGATGAAACGTTACCATCCGATGGCGCAAAAGTGGCCCATTTCTGTTCCATGTGTGGGCCTAAGTTTTGTTCAATGAAGATAACTGAAGATGTGAGGAAATATGCTGAAGAACATGGGTATGGGAGTGCTGAAGAGGCGGTTCAACAAGGGATGGATGCGATGAGTGCTGCGTTTCAGGCGGCTAAAAAGACCGTTAGTGGTGAACAGCATGGCGAGGCTGGCGGTGAAATTTACTTGCCGGAAGCCTACATCAATGCTGTGAAGAAATAA